A stretch of DNA from Henriciella sp. AS95:
CGAGGCGATTGCTCACGCGCATCGCAACATGATTGTCCACCGCGATATCACGCCCTCGAATGTCCTGGTTACGAATGAGGGTATCGTCAAAGTCATCGACTTTGGCATCGCACGGCCGCAGATTTCAGATCCCGAAGATGAAGCTGCGCAAAGCGTGACGAGCTTCCAGACCTACACGCCCGGTTATGCCGCGCCTGAACGGCTCGCCGGCGCCAACGTCAACGCCTTGTCTGATGTGTTCTCGCTTGGAAAGCTGCTGAAGGATCTGACGGCGGGCTATTCCTCGGCTGATCTGACGGCCCTCATCGACCGGGCCACAGCGACAAGTCCAGAGGATCGATACACATCCGTCGACGCCTTGCTCGATGATCTGCAGCGCCTGCAAAGTGGGCGCGTGCTGGCCGCGCGCGGCCGCAGCCTGCCCTACACATTCTCAAGATTTGTCGGTCGCAACAAAGCGGCCGTGACCCTGGCCTCGGTCGCCCTGGTCAGCCTTGTTGCCGGCCTGATCACCACCACGATCCTCTATCAGCGCGCCGAAGCAGAACGGGCGGCAGCAGACCAGCGGTTTTCGCAAGTCCGCTCGCTCGCCAGTTTCATGATGTTCGACCTCTATGATGAGCTGGAAAAGATCAGCGGCAACACGCGAACCATCTCCATGCTCGCCGATGAGGCCGATAATTACCTGCAATCCCTCGCCAATGATGAGCGCGCATCGCTCGAGGTGAAGCTGGACACGGTGAACGGGCTGAAACGCCTTGCCGACATCATGGGAAATCCGAAAAACCAGAACATGGGCAAGCGAATTGAAGCCGGCCCCCTGCTTGAACAGGCCCTGCAGGAGGCCGAAGACCTGCTGGCCCAGCACCCTGACAATGACGAGGTCAAGCGAAGCCTTGCCGATATCGCGTTCTCTGCGGCCACGCATACCTATGTCACCAGCGATAAATATGATTTGGCGCATGACGAGGCTGTGCGCTCTGCAGAATTATGGGCTGAGTTGGCCGCGCGTCCGGACGCCAGCTTCAACGATGAGCGCCAGGCCGTCCGCGCCTATATGCTAACCGCCGTTCCGCTGCCTTGGATGGGCCAGCATAAGGAAGCGATCGACATCCTGAAAACCGCGCGCCAACGCGGACAGGACCTTGTCTCGGCGCACCCGGACGAAATCGAAGCGGTCAATCTGCTCGGCTCCATCAATGTCGAGCTCGCCCGCGCCATCGTCCGGGCGCGGGGCTCCATCGACAGTGAAGAACATGATCTTCCGTACTGGAATGACGCGATCAGACTGCGCCATGAGGCCTATGAGCGCGACCCGGACGCCATAGGGCCGTATCGCAGCTTGGTCGCGATCTACATTGGCCGCGCCGCATCCTGGCGGGGGTTGGAGGAGTATGACGAAGCCTATGAGGATACATTGTCGGCCGAGCGCATTGCTGTCGAGCTTCTGGAAGATGACCCTGACGATGCCTGGATCCGGCGCCACCTCGGCGGAATCCGGGAAGAGAAAATAAGGACGCTGTCTTATGCGGGACGTCACGAAGAGGCGGTCGATCAGGCCGACGACGTCCTGGAGAACGCACACGCTGAGTTTAAAAAGGCCAGCGACGATGTGGGCATCAAGCGGGAATTTGCCTATGCGCTGGTACTCATCGCGGAAGTTTACGACCGGGCGGGCAAAACCGCTCAGATGTGCGAGACCGCAGCAGAAGCCCGATTGATCTGGGATGAGCTGGACGTTGAAACCGACATATCGGAACTAGACCGCCAGGGCTCGATCGATACGCTGCAGACGCTTGAGCAGTCCTGCGAATAGGGCCATCAGGCCTGTTATCCGCAAGATCCACACAAGGTAGCCACGTCGATATGTCGTTGAAACTCGCCATCTGGGACATGGATGGCACCATTGTTGATAGCCGCGAAGTCATCCGGACGGCCATGTGCCGGGCCTTCGCCGATTGCGGCCTGCCGGAGCCCAGATATGACGACATACGCAAGACGATCGGTCTTGGCCTGGAAGACGTTTGCCGCACACTCGCGCCTGATTATCACGACATTCCAGGGCTGATCGCCGCCTACAGGAACGCTTTTGTCCTCCGCCGCGCCGAAAAAGATTTCAGGGAGCCGCTCTATGACGGCGCCAT
This window harbors:
- a CDS encoding serine/threonine-protein kinase — translated: MNGSDPFERRAMALFSQALERDDDEREAWLRQKCAGDDALLNRVLTLLNIDSSDTEILRTGGAGQDTLDDPDPERAGAYRIIGLIGRGGMGAVYEGERDTGDFQHRVAIKIIRRGALSDSLITRFETERQILARLGHPNIARLFDGGYLDDGSPFMVMEFVDGAPVLDWADDQSLSLPQRLELFSAICEAIAHAHRNMIVHRDITPSNVLVTNEGIVKVIDFGIARPQISDPEDEAAQSVTSFQTYTPGYAAPERLAGANVNALSDVFSLGKLLKDLTAGYSSADLTALIDRATATSPEDRYTSVDALLDDLQRLQSGRVLAARGRSLPYTFSRFVGRNKAAVTLASVALVSLVAGLITTTILYQRAEAERAAADQRFSQVRSLASFMMFDLYDELEKISGNTRTISMLADEADNYLQSLANDERASLEVKLDTVNGLKRLADIMGNPKNQNMGKRIEAGPLLEQALQEAEDLLAQHPDNDEVKRSLADIAFSAATHTYVTSDKYDLAHDEAVRSAELWAELAARPDASFNDERQAVRAYMLTAVPLPWMGQHKEAIDILKTARQRGQDLVSAHPDEIEAVNLLGSINVELARAIVRARGSIDSEEHDLPYWNDAIRLRHEAYERDPDAIGPYRSLVAIYIGRAASWRGLEEYDEAYEDTLSAERIAVELLEDDPDDAWIRRHLGGIREEKIRTLSYAGRHEEAVDQADDVLENAHAEFKKASDDVGIKREFAYALVLIAEVYDRAGKTAQMCETAAEARLIWDELDVETDISELDRQGSIDTLQTLEQSCE